The Acidimicrobiales bacterium DNA segment TCGCGGGTGCGCGCCTCGAGGTCCTCAGGTGCCACCACTTCGTCGACCAGGCCGATCGCCAGGGCCTCGTCGGCCTTCACCTGCCGGCCGGTGAAGACCAGGTCCTTGGCTCTGGCCGGCCCCACCAGGCGGGTCAGGCGCTGGGTGCCGCCGCCACCGGGGATGATGCCCAGCAGGATCTCGGGCTGGCCGAACACGGCCCGCTCCGACGCGATGCGGAAGTCGCAGGCGAGAGCCAGCTCGCACCCTCCCCCGAGCGCGAACCCCGACACCGAGGCGATGGTGGCCCGTGGAATGGCGGCAACGGCGTCGAGCGCGTCGCGGAACGCTCCGCCGACCTCACGAGCCTCGCCGGGCCCGCCGAACTCGGAGATGTCGGCGCCGGCCGCGAAGAGCCGGTCACCACCGGTGACGATGACCGCCCCCGGCGGGTCGACGGTCAGCTCGCCGGCAACGCCCCGCAACTGGGCGAGCAGGCCGGTGGACAGGGCGTTGACCTTGGGGTGGTCGAGGCGCACGACGGCCACACCGTCGTCACCGCGGTCGAGATGGACCAGCGTGGGCTCGGACATGGATGGTCAGGGTAGGGCCCCCGGCGTGCCCCCATCGAAGCGGGGCACCATACTCACGCCGTGACACCTGTCCGCCGACGCCTCGCCATCGCGGCCGCCGTCCTGCTCGCGCTGGTGCTGGTGACCTGGTCCTGCGGCACGGGCGGCGACGAGGAGACGAGCTCCGATGGCGTCACCTCGACCACCGGCGACACGGCGCCGGTCGACGGACCGCCCGCGTTCGTTCCCATCACCGGTGGCACCAGCGACGACGGCCAACCCGAACCGCCGCCGGTGCACGCGGTGTTCTCGGTGGTGGTGAGGGGCGACACCAGCTGGAGCCCCTACGCGGGGTCCGAGCTCACCGGCGTGGACGCCGAGGAGACCGAGGCCATCGCCGGTCGGCTCCGCCGCCTCAGCGACCTGCTGCGCGACGCGGGCGTGCCGGCCAGCGTCGAACTGGCCTACGGACCAGCGGCGGCGTTGTGCGCGCTCGACCCCGGGGTGCTCGACCAGCTCGGGGCGGCCGGCCATCGCCTCGGCATCCATGCCCGGTCCATCGGCGAGGTGTTCCGTGCCCACGACGCGCTCGATGGCTGCGACCGCCGTCCGACGACGGTGTCGGGGCTGACCGCGATGGCGGATCCGCACGGCCCCGACGGTCCGAGTCGCCAGAGCATCGACGACGCGATGGCGGTGTTGAGCGTGCTCGACCTGCATCAGGTCATCGGCCAGGTGTCGCCGGTGTGTGTCGAGGTGGGCCTGGCCGAACCCACCCACGGCTACGGCACCGGTGCGTTCACCGCGCCGTGGCGGTCGGGGTGGACCGAGGGGAACCCCTGCTCGGACCTGCCCGGGGGACGGATCGTGATGATCGACCAGACCCCGTTGGCTCCCGGAGACGGCGCCGAACGCGTCGACTCCGACGCCTTGTCGGTCCTGTCGAGCCGGACCGATCAGGTGCTCGGGTACGCGCTGGATCACCGCTTCGCCGAGCCCGACGAGCTGCCCCACCCCGGCGTGATCAGCTGGGGGGTGACGGTGCGGCTGAGCGACCTGCGCACTCCCGCTCCCGGCGAGGAGGAAGACGGCGAGGAGGATCGAGGCCGCCGGGAACGACGGCGTTGGCGCCGGCACCGAACCCCGGCCGGCGCCCCTCGACGAGGAGGTCCTCGCGCAGATGGCGAACCTGATCGATGAGCAGTGGCGACCGGCGATGGAACGGGATCGCCTGCGATGGATGCTCCCCGACGAGCTGGCCCAGATCCTGCGACCCCTGCCCTGAGAGACCGGGCAGGCCGGCAGCCGCGCGAGGAGCGCCCACCTACCCGCAACGGCACGGTTGGGGGCTCAGAGGCAGGCGTAGAGCGCGTCGACCAGGGCGCGGTTCCGGGGGCTCTGCCACCGGGGGACGACGTGGTTCATCACGTACCCGAAGGCGACCTCGGCGGTCGGATCGGCAAAGCCCAGCGCCCCTCCCGAGCCGTAGTGACCGAAGCCGCCGGGGTTGCGGCCGAAGGGGCGGTGCTCGGTCCACGGCTGCAGGCCGAGCCCGAAGGTGACGTCCTGGCCGAGCACCGGGCACGGGCCCGAGACCTGGGGGGTGATCGCCTCGGCCAACAGGTCGTCGCTGATGAGGCGCCCCGCGAGCAGTTCGGCGTAGAACCGGGCCACGCCCCGGGCCGACATGTGCCCATTGGTGGAGGGGACCTGGGCCCGGCGCCACTCCGGGGTGTTGACCACCCCCATCGACGAGTAGCCCGGGGGGTTGGCATAGCCGAGGGCGAGCATCTGGCGCTCCTCGTCGGCCCCGGTCGACATCGCGTCGGCGGCGGGCGACGACACCAGATCGAAGTGCACCTCGGCGCAGCGCGGATGTTCGGCATCGGGTACCCCGAACCAGAGGTCAGCGCCGATGGGATCGGCCACCGCCCGCAGCCCGGTGCCGGGAAGCTCCCCGGTCACGTGGCGGATGAGCCCACCGATCAGGTGCCCGAAGGTGTTGGTGTGATACACGTGGCGCTCCCCCGGCACGAACCACGGCCGGGTGGCGGCGAGGGCGGCGGTCATGCGGTCGAAGTCCCACAGGTCGTCGTTGGTGAGCGGCTCCCGGATCGCCGGCACCCCGGCCTGATGTGACAAGCCGTGGCGCACCGTCGCCCGTTCCTTGCCGTGCTGGGCGAAGTCGGGCCAGTACCGCGCCACAGGGGCGTCGAGCTCCACCGCTCCCCGATCGACCAGCGCCAGCAACAGGACCGACACGACCGCCTTGCCGACCGAGTAGGCGTTGACGAGCGTGTCCGAACGCCACGGGGCGGTGCGGGCGAGGTCGGAGTGCCCGCCCCAGAGGTCGACCACCGTCTCGCCGCCGACCACCATCGTGGCGGCGGCACCGAGTTCGCCGTGGTCCACGAAGTTCGCCTCGAACGCAGCCCGTACGCGCTCGAAGCCGGCCGCGCAGTACCCGTCGACGGGAACGGTCACCGGTGCCGTTCCGACTCCACGCCGAGCAGCTCGTCGGCGGCCGACCACGGGTCGAGCTCGCCGCGCCGGATCCGGGACTGCACCGCTTCGAAGGCGTCGCCACCGCAGAGCTCGTCGGCGCGGGCCCGGAGCCGTTCGGTCACGATGTGGGCGAGCTCCTCGCGGCGGCGCTCCTCGCGGCGGCGCTCGAGCTCGCCGCTGGCCTCGAGGTAGCTGCGGTGTTCGCCGATGGCGGACCACAGCTCCTCCACCCCATCGCCGTCGACCGCCACGGTGCCAACGATGGGCGGACGCCAGCCGCGCCCCTCGGTGAGCTCGAGCATGGCATCGAGGTCCCGGCGGGTGTCGTCGGCCCCCGGCCGGTCGGCCTTGTTCACCACGAACACGTCGGCGATCTCGAGCAGACCGGCCTTGTTGGCCTGCACGGCGTCGCCCCAGCCGGGATTGACCACCACCACCGTGGTGTCGGCCGCCCCCGCGACCTCGACCTCGACCTGGCCGACACCGACGGTCTCGATCAGCACCCAGGGTCGTCCCGCCGCATGCAGGAGGCGCACGGCTCCGGGCGTGGCCAGACCGAGCCCACCGAGGTGGCCGCGGGTGGCCATCGATCGGATGAACACCCCGTCGTCGAGGGCGTGGTCGGACATCCGCACACGGTCGCCGAGGATGGCACCGCCGGTGAACGGGGACGACGGGTCGACCGCCAGCACCGCCAGCTCGATGTCGTCGCGGCGTATCCGCCGAACCAGGGCGTTGGTGAGGGTCGACTTGCCGGCGCCGGGAGCCCCGGTGATGCCGACCGTGTAGCCGGTACCAGGGGCGGCGCTCGCGGCCGCGACACGAGCCACCGCGTGGGCCTCGGCGCCCCCTCGCTCGACCATGGTGAGCAGCCGAGCCAGCGCGCCGCGCTCGCCGGAGCGTGCGGCATCGAGCAGCCGGGCGGCCTCGGAGTCGGCGAGGGTCTCGGTCATCGCCGCAGGGTAACCCGATCGAGGCGGACCACGGCGAAGGGCCTCAGCACACCGCTGGGATCAGAGCGACACGGCGGTGCCGTCGGACACGGTGAGATCGCGCACCTCGGTCACGCCCTCGACCCGGTCGCGCAGGATCCGCTCGACGCCCGCCTTGAGGGTCTGGGTCGACGCAGGACAGGTCACGCACGCCCCCACCAGCTCGACGGTCACCACGCCCGCCTCCTCGTCGACGTCGTGCAGGACGATGTCGCCGTTGTCGGCTTGGATGGCCGGACGGATCACCTCGATGACCTTCTCGACCTTCTCTCGCACAGCGCTGCTCCTGAACCTGGTGGGTGGATCTGCCCCTCCAGCATGCCCGCTGGAGGACCGTTCTCACACCCCCGACCGGTCACACATCCTGGGCCAGGGTCGTACCGCAAGCCCCGGCGACGCTACAGGCGGTGGAGCCAGTCCCCGACCACCGCCACGATCTCGTCGTCGTGGCCCTTGACCTCGTGGCGGGCACCGTCGATCCAGTGCATCGTCACCGGTGCGGGGATGGCGGCCACGGCCTTCTGGAGCTCATCGGGGGTCCCGAAGGGATCGCGGGTGCCGGACACGAAGAGGCAGGGAACATCGAGGTCGGCAAAGTGGGCGATGCGCAGCTTCTCGGGCTTGCCCGGCGGATGCAGCGGATACGACAACAGCACCAGACCGGCCGCCGCTCGCCCCTCGGCCACCGCCATCGAGCACATCCGGCCACCCATCGACCGTCCTCCCAGCACCAGTGACCCCTGGTCGACCCCCAGCCGTTCGGCAAGGCCGTCGGCCTCGTCGTTCACACAGGCGATCAGCTTGGGCGCCCGGTCGGGGGCCTTGCGGCCCTCGCGCCGGTAGGGGAAGTCGATGCGGGCGACCGGGAGCGGGGCCAGAGCCCCCTCGAGCGCGACCAAGGTCTGGTGATCGGCACCGGATCCGGCGCCCGGGGTCAGCAGCACTCCCTCGGGGGTGCTCATGCCAGGAGGATGCGACGGGCCTCGGCCAGTTCGGCGATGCGACGAGCAGCCTCTTCGCTCGCTCCCCCGTGGTCGGGATGGGCGGCACGGAGCAGCTCGCGGAACCGGCGCTGGACGTCGCGCCGGTCGAGGTCGAACCGATCGAGACGGTCCGGTCCGACGGCGGGGTCGGCGTCGATCCCGAACACCTCGAGCGCCCACTGGAGGGGGTCGCCGGCAAGGCCCGCCAACACCGGGGCCACTGCCCTGTCGGCCAGGTGAGCAAGGAGTTGATCGCCGATCTCACCCCGCCAGTGGGCGCCCCGGCGGACGGTGTCCATCACCGGTCTGCGGTGCGCGGGGGCGAGCGTGGCGACCGCGTACACCGCGCCGAGGACCTGTTGCACCGGTGCACCCCGATCGTCGAGCTCGAGCGCGAGCTGCTGGCCCCTTGCCACCAAGCGGTGCGTGCTGCGCTGCAATCCGACCCGGTCGTGCTGGTAGCGGTGGCGGAGCCGAGGCTGGGAGATCCGGTGACCGGCCTCCACCTGGTGCATCAGCCGGTTCAACTCGTCGTGGAGCTCGGGGGCCACGGCTGCCACGTTGGCCGCCATCAACGCCCCCAGGAGCATCCCGCCAGGACCAGGATGAGGTTCGACCGGCAGGACGGCGTCGCCGAGAGCGACCCGACGCGTCGGAGCGATGGGTCTGGAGTGGAAGACCTCGAGCTCGGCGACGACCATGCCCGAAGGGTAACGGTGAGCCAGCCGGTTCCTGATGTCGGATCGAGAAGATCCAGCCCCGCACCATCCACCCCAACATCCACATCCTGGAGAACTCAGACGTAGTCGCGCAGGGTGCTGCGAAGCTCGGCCGCAGCGTCCTCGACCGCGTCGTCGTCGAGGCCACCGGAGTCGATCTGTTCGGTGAGCGCCCGGGCCTGCCCGAGGATCGCCTCCCACACCTTCGGCGAGAACCCGAACGGCAATCGGTGCTCGTCGGCCCTGGCCTTGGCCGCCACGAGCGAACGGGCAGCGTTGCCGTCGAGCGGGTTCCTGGCCAAGGTGTCCGCGGCGAGAAACATCTCCGAAAGCGTCTCCAGCGCCTCGGGGCCCTCGTCGTCGGCGGCCTCGTCGGCGTCGTCGCCATCCACGCCGTCGCTCAGCCGAGCAAAGATCGAGTCGACGGTCGCCTCGTGGTCGACCGCCACCACCAGGTCTCCGTCTTCGTCCCAGCCGTAGGGAACCTGGTTGCGGGCAAGCAGCTCCTCGAGTCGGTCGAGAGCATCGGCGGGCCAGTCCGACACCTCGTACCCGACCGTCTCCCCGATGGTCGCACCGGCGTCGGCCGCGGCGAGGGTCTCGTCGTCGAGTCCCACGCGCGCGTCGCCCCGGGCGACCACGGCGACCATGTCGTCCACCTGATCGCGCACGGTCCGGGGCGCCACCAGGGACGCACCCTGCCAGCCACGGGGGATCTCGGCACTGGACAGCATGCCGTCGAGCAGACGCCGACCCTCCATG contains these protein-coding regions:
- a CDS encoding enoyl-CoA hydratase-related protein gives rise to the protein MSEPTLVHLDRGDDGVAVVRLDHPKVNALSTGLLAQLRGVAGELTVDPPGAVIVTGGDRLFAAGADISEFGGPGEAREVGGAFRDALDAVAAIPRATIASVSGFALGGGCELALACDFRIASERAVFGQPEILLGIIPGGGGTQRLTRLVGPARAKDLVFTGRQVKADEALAIGLVDEVVAPEDLEARTREKAAELARGAVVAQGLAKAAIDQGLDTSLSAGLGIEQHRFVEAFDTHDARIGVASFLEHGPGKAAFEGR
- a CDS encoding serine hydrolase domain-containing protein; amino-acid sequence: MTVPVDGYCAAGFERVRAAFEANFVDHGELGAAATMVVGGETVVDLWGGHSDLARTAPWRSDTLVNAYSVGKAVVSVLLLALVDRGAVELDAPVARYWPDFAQHGKERATVRHGLSHQAGVPAIREPLTNDDLWDFDRMTAALAATRPWFVPGERHVYHTNTFGHLIGGLIRHVTGELPGTGLRAVADPIGADLWFGVPDAEHPRCAEVHFDLVSSPAADAMSTGADEERQMLALGYANPPGYSSMGVVNTPEWRRAQVPSTNGHMSARGVARFYAELLAGRLISDDLLAEAITPQVSGPCPVLGQDVTFGLGLQPWTEHRPFGRNPGGFGHYGSGGALGFADPTAEVAFGYVMNHVVPRWQSPRNRALVDALYACL
- the meaB gene encoding methylmalonyl Co-A mutase-associated GTPase MeaB, with the translated sequence MTETLADSEAARLLDAARSGERGALARLLTMVERGGAEAHAVARVAAASAAPGTGYTVGITGAPGAGKSTLTNALVRRIRRDDIELAVLAVDPSSPFTGGAILGDRVRMSDHALDDGVFIRSMATRGHLGGLGLATPGAVRLLHAAGRPWVLIETVGVGQVEVEVAGAADTTVVVVNPGWGDAVQANKAGLLEIADVFVVNKADRPGADDTRRDLDAMLELTEGRGWRPPIVGTVAVDGDGVEELWSAIGEHRSYLEASGELERRREERRREELAHIVTERLRARADELCGGDAFEAVQSRIRRGELDPWSAADELLGVESERHR
- a CDS encoding NifU family protein, which translates into the protein MREKVEKVIEVIRPAIQADNGDIVLHDVDEEAGVVTVELVGACVTCPASTQTLKAGVERILRDRVEGVTEVRDLTVSDGTAVSL
- a CDS encoding alpha/beta family hydrolase, with amino-acid sequence MSTPEGVLLTPGAGSGADHQTLVALEGALAPLPVARIDFPYRREGRKAPDRAPKLIACVNDEADGLAERLGVDQGSLVLGGRSMGGRMCSMAVAEGRAAAGLVLLSYPLHPPGKPEKLRIAHFADLDVPCLFVSGTRDPFGTPDELQKAVAAIPAPVTMHWIDGARHEVKGHDDEIVAVVGDWLHRL